Proteins co-encoded in one Arthrobacter alpinus genomic window:
- a CDS encoding DUF5107 domain-containing protein produces the protein MSAVSTLKITSRTLELAELGHDSSMPSVQPLLEPPYAVGADIPEEISAGVRWGKARNIYPYPMQESYSRETRATELTAVVLENEHVKATFLPQLGGRLWELTDKATGKALLHTQDRIQFANLALRNAWFAGGIEYNIGTRGHSPTTCVPLHTAVVRTPEGQDVLRMWEFDRLREVVFQIDAWLPTDSKVVLVSVRIRNPNDKTVPMYWWSNAAVPQSPATRVIAPATHAYATDYDGSITRVDTTSFHGADATWPINNTQAVDFFFDIAPEERRWEVAADADGDGLALISSAQLRGRKLFVWGEGVGGHRWQEWLSPSDPGEPRRYAEIQAGLAQTQFEHVPMPAGASWQWIEAYGNAGLDPALAVGEWDAAVAHGAQRVEALVSEATIAKALSDAGRWADLPPSEMVVAGSGWGALERVRRQHSTLDWIDEAGTPFGVETLTADQVPWLELLNANAGIVEKPFEASAAEVPNQPFGGASSYVRGLDWEDLLTAGRNASAEGAFHHAVMVHARASTSAGDQSVVASLYRQALDGTFVAGEPLSAGSQALAHRGLGLTLIAAADVAGGLAEVVAACAADPLSRELLIEAMTLAQDNGAPAIALDLLSGASESLAGLGRVRFLEAKALAALGEDAAAAAILTAGVEVADLREGVNSISELWLQVCPGQDVPAEYQFSMK, from the coding sequence ATGTCAGCCGTCTCCACTCTGAAAATCACGTCACGGACCCTTGAGTTGGCGGAATTGGGCCACGATTCGTCAATGCCCTCCGTGCAGCCACTGCTGGAGCCGCCCTACGCGGTGGGCGCGGACATCCCTGAGGAGATTTCAGCAGGGGTGCGCTGGGGTAAGGCGCGCAACATTTACCCGTATCCAATGCAGGAGAGCTATTCGCGAGAGACCCGCGCAACGGAACTGACCGCCGTCGTACTTGAAAATGAGCATGTGAAGGCCACTTTCCTGCCGCAGCTGGGCGGGCGCCTGTGGGAACTGACGGACAAGGCCACGGGCAAGGCGCTGCTGCACACGCAGGACAGGATTCAGTTCGCTAATCTGGCTCTGCGCAATGCCTGGTTCGCCGGTGGGATTGAGTACAACATTGGCACGCGCGGGCATTCGCCCACCACCTGCGTGCCGCTGCACACGGCGGTTGTACGCACGCCGGAGGGGCAGGATGTCCTGCGGATGTGGGAGTTCGACAGGCTCCGCGAAGTGGTTTTCCAGATCGACGCGTGGCTCCCGACGGACTCCAAAGTGGTCCTGGTGTCCGTGCGGATTCGCAACCCCAATGACAAAACCGTGCCCATGTATTGGTGGAGCAATGCTGCCGTTCCGCAGTCGCCGGCCACACGCGTGATTGCTCCGGCAACGCACGCCTACGCGACCGATTACGACGGCTCCATAACCCGCGTTGACACCACCAGCTTCCACGGTGCGGATGCCACCTGGCCCATCAACAACACCCAGGCGGTGGATTTCTTCTTCGACATTGCCCCTGAGGAGCGGCGCTGGGAAGTGGCCGCGGACGCTGACGGTGACGGGCTGGCCCTGATTTCCTCGGCGCAACTGCGCGGCCGGAAGCTGTTTGTTTGGGGTGAAGGCGTGGGCGGGCACCGCTGGCAGGAGTGGCTTTCGCCTTCTGATCCTGGCGAGCCGAGGCGCTACGCAGAAATCCAGGCCGGTCTGGCCCAGACGCAGTTTGAGCACGTACCCATGCCCGCCGGGGCCAGCTGGCAGTGGATCGAGGCGTACGGCAACGCGGGCCTTGATCCGGCGCTCGCCGTGGGGGAGTGGGACGCCGCCGTGGCCCATGGTGCCCAGCGCGTGGAGGCTTTGGTCTCTGAGGCGACTATTGCCAAGGCACTGTCCGACGCCGGACGCTGGGCTGATCTGCCGCCTTCCGAAATGGTGGTGGCTGGCAGCGGTTGGGGTGCTTTGGAGCGGGTCCGTCGCCAACATTCCACCCTTGACTGGATCGATGAGGCGGGCACGCCCTTTGGGGTTGAGACGCTGACGGCGGATCAGGTGCCGTGGCTGGAGCTGCTCAACGCTAACGCGGGCATTGTTGAGAAACCCTTTGAAGCGTCCGCTGCCGAGGTGCCGAACCAGCCCTTCGGCGGGGCGTCCTCCTATGTCCGCGGGCTGGATTGGGAAGACTTGCTCACTGCCGGCCGGAATGCCAGTGCCGAGGGCGCGTTCCATCACGCCGTCATGGTGCATGCCCGGGCGTCCACGTCTGCGGGGGACCAGAGCGTGGTTGCGTCGTTGTATCGGCAGGCGCTCGACGGGACCTTTGTGGCAGGAGAGCCCTTGAGCGCGGGCAGCCAGGCGTTGGCGCACCGTGGTTTGGGGTTGACGCTGATTGCCGCCGCTGATGTTGCCGGTGGCCTGGCCGAAGTGGTGGCAGCCTGTGCCGCGGATCCGCTGAGCCGCGAGCTGTTGATCGAGGCCATGACGCTGGCTCAGGACAACGGGGCGCCCGCCATAGCGCTGGATCTACTCAGCGGGGCATCGGAATCGTTGGCCGGACTTGGCAGAGTCCGGTTCCTTGAGGCCAAGGCGCTCGCCGCGCTGGGAGAGGACGCCGCCGCGGCCGCGATTCTTACGGCCGGGGTGGAAGTGGCCGATCTCCGCGAGGGCGTCAACTCGATCTCCGAGCTCTGGTTGCAGGTCTGTCCAGGGCAGGACGTTCCGGCGGAGTACCAGTTCTCCATGAAGTAG
- a CDS encoding TIGR01777 family oxidoreductase, whose protein sequence is MKSAVIAGASGFIGAYFRAGFAAEGWQVRTVGRNDATADAVWGDTPAITELLDGADVLINLAGKSVSCRYTPENKAEIVRSRTETTAELGRAIAACATPPRDWFNASTGTIYRDARDRPQDEDDGELGSGFSVEVARGWEETLAAADVPATRKIPLRMTIVMGPGGGVMRPFNNLARLGLGGRMGDGGQKYSWIHVQDLFRAVLFLHERREITGAVNIAAPEAVTNAELMAGVRRVNRAPFGVPTPAWLLKMGAVLIRTETELVLKSRWVRPGKLEDAGFTWQHPELEGALADIAGRRNAQDGTVYSQ, encoded by the coding sequence ATGAAATCCGCGGTCATTGCCGGAGCTTCCGGATTCATTGGCGCGTATTTTCGTGCCGGGTTCGCCGCCGAAGGCTGGCAGGTGCGCACCGTGGGTCGCAATGACGCAACCGCTGACGCCGTGTGGGGCGACACCCCTGCCATCACCGAGCTGCTGGACGGCGCTGATGTGCTGATCAATCTCGCCGGGAAATCGGTCTCCTGCCGCTACACCCCTGAGAACAAGGCCGAGATCGTGCGGTCCCGGACGGAGACCACCGCCGAGCTTGGCCGGGCCATTGCCGCCTGCGCCACGCCGCCTCGCGATTGGTTCAACGCCAGCACCGGCACCATTTACAGGGATGCGCGGGACCGTCCGCAAGACGAGGACGACGGCGAACTTGGCTCCGGTTTTTCCGTCGAGGTAGCACGGGGCTGGGAGGAAACGCTGGCGGCTGCCGATGTTCCCGCAACACGAAAAATCCCGCTGCGCATGACGATCGTTATGGGTCCGGGCGGCGGCGTGATGCGCCCCTTCAATAATTTGGCGCGGCTGGGGCTCGGCGGGCGCATGGGTGATGGTGGACAAAAATACAGTTGGATTCATGTCCAGGACCTGTTCCGGGCGGTCCTCTTTCTGCACGAGCGCCGGGAGATCACCGGGGCCGTGAATATCGCCGCACCGGAAGCGGTGACGAACGCGGAGTTGATGGCGGGCGTGCGCCGCGTAAACCGGGCACCGTTCGGGGTCCCCACACCGGCATGGCTGCTGAAGATGGGTGCCGTACTGATCCGCACCGAAACCGAGCTGGTGCTCAAGAGTCGCTGGGTCCGGCCCGGGAAGCTGGAGGATGCAGGCTTCACCTGGCAGCACCCGGAGCTGGAAGGTGCACTCGCCGACATCGCCGGGCGGCGCAACGCACAGGACGGAACGGTGTATTCACAATGA